A genomic stretch from Deltaproteobacteria bacterium includes:
- a CDS encoding alpha-amylase yields the protein MIIYNLFPLLAGKFAEWEKHFLRASEMGFNWVFVNPVQRPGRSGSLYSIADYYAFNPLLVDGISEKGPQEQLEDAIKTAEKLGLKLMIDLVINHCSSDSDLIESHPEWFVWEAQGRVAHPFCDENGKKVIWKDLARFDHRNTRDKEGLLGFFLDIVRFLVELGFKGFRCDAAYQVPGSLWKRLISETRKMSPDVTFFAETLGCQPDQTRKTASAGFDYIFNSSKWWNFKSHWLMKQYALMRDIAPSIGFPESHDTVRLCEELHGNTEGLKQRYLFSALFSAGVLMPMGFEFGFRKKLHVVRTRPEDWEQTDIDLTSFLKKVNNIKAEHTIFQEEAPTEILNHGNPNVMLMWKASTATQEEALFILNKDAVNGQHFYAENLQEFVQAGAPLFDLSPEYPMEYIPRPFAYELRPGQGIVLITKRDSVQED from the coding sequence ATGATCATATACAACTTGTTTCCTCTTTTGGCCGGAAAGTTTGCAGAATGGGAAAAACACTTCCTGAGGGCGTCTGAAATGGGCTTCAACTGGGTCTTTGTGAATCCCGTTCAGCGTCCGGGCAGGTCGGGCAGCCTTTATTCAATAGCCGATTATTACGCTTTCAATCCCCTCCTGGTTGACGGGATAAGTGAAAAAGGACCCCAGGAACAGCTAGAGGATGCGATCAAGACCGCTGAAAAGCTGGGCCTCAAGTTGATGATAGACCTCGTGATCAACCACTGTTCTTCCGATTCGGATCTGATTGAGTCACACCCTGAATGGTTTGTCTGGGAGGCCCAAGGCCGTGTTGCTCATCCCTTCTGTGACGAAAACGGGAAAAAGGTGATCTGGAAGGACCTGGCAAGGTTCGATCACAGAAATACAAGGGACAAAGAGGGGCTCCTTGGATTTTTTTTAGACATAGTAAGGTTTTTGGTAGAATTGGGTTTCAAGGGGTTTCGGTGTGACGCAGCGTATCAGGTCCCAGGGAGCCTTTGGAAAAGACTCATCAGTGAGACAAGGAAGATGAGTCCTGATGTGACCTTTTTTGCAGAGACACTCGGATGTCAACCGGACCAGACCAGAAAAACCGCCAGCGCCGGTTTTGATTACATATTCAACAGCTCCAAGTGGTGGAATTTCAAAAGCCATTGGTTAATGAAGCAATATGCGCTCATGCGAGACATCGCCCCTTCCATAGGCTTCCCGGAAAGCCACGATACAGTAAGACTTTGCGAGGAACTCCATGGGAACACAGAAGGACTAAAGCAACGCTATCTCTTTTCGGCGCTCTTTTCAGCAGGCGTCCTGATGCCCATGGGGTTCGAGTTCGGTTTTCGCAAGAAACTCCACGTGGTAAGAACAAGACCGGAAGATTGGGAACAAACAGACATTGATCTGACCTCTTTCCTAAAAAAGGTGAACAACATCAAGGCAGAGCATACGATTTTTCAGGAGGAAGCCCCGACTGAGATCTTAAACCACGGCAATCCGAATGTTATGCTCATGTGGAAAGCATCTACAGCTACCCAAGAGGAAGCTCTCTTTATTCTCAACAAGGATGCCGTCAACGGACAACATTTCTATGCGGAAAACCTGCAGGAATTTGTGCAAGCAGGGGCGCCGCTTTTTGACCTCTCTCCGGAATACCCAATGGAGTACATCCCGAGGCCGTTTGCATACGAACTCAGACCGGGGCAAGGCATCGTACTGATCACCAAAAGGGATTCGGTGCAGGAAGACTGA
- a CDS encoding TIM barrel protein, giving the protein MNRTAGIRIGNQSAFSASTVTQPFEYAVANGFDAFEWFPDKKESGEGWEESDLDAETRHYVKDTALKHDIRLSVHAPWQANPLRQEDRQALLKSIEFANDISASLLNIHLYTDEGIASYVQAITPLIEDLAKLGIELSIENMPVTGPEDFNELFAQLAKLVLTDAARVGMCLDIGHANLCEATRNDYIRFIDLLDPRIPIIHIHMHENYGDYDSHLPLFAGPAGKDASGIMAVIGRMRKRRFSGSIILEQWPQPPSLLIEARDRLREIIGDGGRKVIGRDHFADRIAEANQRCRSWRDRLAWIGDCLADSKSDLRTEQLVYLATYLRFIGTGQIPSGEDGKHYRPSHHAKTARRIHDRLAQITTAENVFIIRKIYPWLPSYDNAFTGSEPLTRIRDIAHRNDIPKELKQEIKHTLQNKLHRCAGPEDLATSEGLLLRITAAGADYSPSFVEAFMRFHEDLKEFFNARSLDEQLVALSQKSRAWQADLIREFLDAKEKAVSPEELEAAFELMTRLRSQLKDRLKGNTSAEAQDLQLADIRLEDFSFVLLSRVINHLDGLKDKLPWLPALHLLALTIENLRLSGFDANECQAIEAELAAWSQGFDPRDRIHLIRLKATIDRCRRLAEVYCKKILSMFSDKVERLGRALGVAEEAIKAFCEADIRNHLVFQLSKLVGPLLGSIRTIAALPLWDPIVPGRVSGRVAEALCLDDLIDPFDESIVALLDEVKGDEEIPTAVVGMIVARETPYLSHLAVRARQAKVVFVASEDKERFVELRHFVGKRVILDVSAAGINLEILSDLEDGGASDRKGETGQEPLEIPDVSLSSPLTLLPLDQVALQTGGSKADGVRRLKEMSQMEQAGFTTPPGLVIPFGVMEASLAARPALRQAYRALIDQLNELKKSDFLEALEKLRGIIRQLEVPREIVSGVMERFSKNERLMVRSSANCEDLEGFSGAGLYESVGNVSPSDVAQGVGKVWSSLWSERAAMNRRRLRIPHDRAHVAVLIQQMLIPDLSFIMHTVNPVDHQRDEACVELTVGLGETLAGGKIPGAAYRMGCNKQTGAVRMLAFASFSQALWPDVSGSLVHKTIDYSRVELSKNEIFGRRLGSRLGKIGRFVEDALGGPQDIEGLVLADEIYLVQARPQQGEMRDVEQKE; this is encoded by the coding sequence GTGAATAGAACAGCCGGCATCCGAATCGGCAATCAGAGCGCCTTCTCGGCATCAACGGTGACACAGCCGTTTGAGTATGCGGTTGCCAATGGTTTTGATGCCTTTGAGTGGTTTCCTGACAAAAAGGAATCAGGCGAGGGTTGGGAGGAAAGCGACCTGGACGCAGAGACGCGTCATTACGTGAAGGATACGGCCCTTAAGCACGACATACGTCTCTCGGTACATGCGCCTTGGCAGGCAAACCCCTTGAGACAGGAAGATCGCCAAGCCTTGCTCAAAAGCATCGAATTCGCAAATGATATTAGCGCTTCGCTTTTAAATATTCACCTCTATACGGATGAGGGGATTGCTTCCTATGTCCAAGCCATAACACCTTTGATAGAAGATCTGGCAAAGCTTGGGATAGAGCTTTCCATAGAGAATATGCCGGTCACCGGACCGGAGGACTTCAATGAGCTGTTTGCGCAGCTCGCAAAGCTCGTCTTGACGGATGCTGCTCGCGTAGGGATGTGCCTGGATATTGGACATGCCAATCTGTGTGAGGCAACCCGCAACGACTACATCAGGTTTATCGATCTCCTCGATCCCCGGATTCCCATCATTCATATCCACATGCACGAAAACTACGGAGACTATGACAGCCACCTTCCTCTGTTTGCGGGCCCCGCAGGAAAAGATGCCTCTGGCATCATGGCGGTTATAGGCAGGATGAGAAAGCGCCGTTTTTCGGGCTCAATCATCCTGGAGCAGTGGCCCCAACCACCCAGCTTGCTCATTGAGGCACGCGACAGGCTGCGCGAAATAATCGGCGATGGGGGAAGGAAAGTTATCGGCCGGGACCATTTTGCAGACAGGATTGCCGAGGCGAATCAACGATGCCGGAGCTGGAGGGATAGACTTGCCTGGATCGGTGATTGTCTGGCTGACAGCAAATCGGATCTGAGAACAGAGCAGCTTGTATACCTGGCAACATACCTCCGTTTCATCGGAACGGGCCAAATCCCCTCCGGGGAGGATGGGAAGCACTACCGCCCGTCTCATCATGCAAAGACGGCCAGGCGCATCCACGACCGTCTGGCACAAATCACCACGGCGGAAAATGTTTTCATCATAAGGAAGATCTATCCGTGGCTGCCCTCCTACGACAACGCGTTCACCGGGTCGGAGCCGCTTACGCGCATACGGGACATTGCCCACAGAAACGATATCCCCAAGGAACTGAAACAAGAGATCAAGCATACGCTGCAAAACAAATTGCATCGCTGCGCAGGTCCTGAGGATCTTGCCACCTCAGAGGGCCTCCTTTTAAGGATAACGGCCGCCGGGGCCGACTATTCACCTTCTTTCGTAGAAGCATTCATGAGATTTCATGAGGATCTCAAGGAGTTTTTCAATGCCCGCTCTCTAGACGAACAGCTTGTGGCGCTGTCTCAGAAAAGCCGTGCCTGGCAAGCCGACTTGATACGTGAATTCCTTGATGCCAAAGAAAAAGCGGTCTCTCCCGAGGAGTTGGAAGCTGCATTCGAGCTTATGACAAGGCTTCGCAGTCAGTTAAAGGACAGGCTGAAAGGAAACACCAGCGCCGAGGCACAAGATCTTCAACTGGCAGACATCAGGCTGGAAGATTTTTCCTTTGTGCTCTTGAGCCGGGTAATCAATCACTTGGACGGTCTGAAGGACAAGCTACCCTGGTTGCCGGCGCTTCATCTGCTGGCCCTGACAATTGAGAATCTGCGCCTCAGCGGCTTTGATGCCAACGAATGCCAGGCCATAGAAGCCGAGCTGGCTGCTTGGAGTCAGGGGTTTGACCCCCGAGACCGGATCCATCTTATTCGCCTTAAAGCTACAATTGATCGATGCAGGCGACTGGCGGAAGTCTATTGCAAAAAGATCTTATCCATGTTTTCCGACAAGGTCGAAAGGTTGGGCCGGGCCCTGGGTGTGGCCGAGGAGGCCATAAAGGCTTTTTGTGAGGCCGATATTCGAAACCACCTGGTCTTCCAACTCTCAAAACTTGTGGGCCCTCTCTTAGGGAGTATTCGGACCATTGCGGCGTTGCCCTTATGGGACCCGATCGTCCCGGGGAGGGTATCGGGCCGTGTGGCAGAGGCCCTTTGCCTTGATGATTTGATCGATCCTTTTGACGAATCGATTGTGGCGCTCCTGGATGAAGTCAAAGGGGATGAAGAAATCCCCACGGCCGTGGTCGGCATGATTGTGGCCCGTGAGACTCCTTATCTTTCGCACCTTGCAGTTCGAGCCCGACAAGCAAAAGTCGTATTTGTGGCGTCCGAAGATAAAGAGCGCTTTGTGGAACTGCGACATTTTGTCGGCAAGCGGGTCATCCTGGATGTGTCTGCAGCCGGGATAAACCTGGAGATCTTATCCGACCTCGAAGATGGAGGCGCAAGCGACCGAAAAGGAGAGACCGGGCAGGAACCCCTTGAGATTCCTGACGTGTCATTGAGTTCCCCGCTCACATTGCTTCCCCTTGATCAAGTCGCTTTGCAGACGGGAGGGAGCAAGGCGGACGGAGTAAGACGGCTCAAAGAGATGTCGCAGATGGAGCAGGCAGGCTTTACCACACCTCCGGGACTTGTGATTCCATTTGGCGTGATGGAGGCGTCGCTTGCTGCCAGGCCGGCCCTTAGACAAGCGTACCGGGCATTGATCGATCAGTTGAATGAACTTAAAAAGAGCGATTTCTTGGAGGCTCTGGAAAAACTGCGAGGCATAATCCGGCAGCTTGAGGTGCCCCGGGAGATCGTGTCCGGTGTGATGGAAAGGTTTTCCAAGAATGAGCGGCTCATGGTACGTTCCAGCGCCAATTGCGAGGATCTGGAGGGATTTTCAGGGGCAGGGCTTTATGAGTCGGTCGGCAATGTGTCGCCTTCTGATGTGGCTCAGGGGGTCGGCAAAGTCTGGTCATCCCTGTGGAGCGAACGTGCAGCCATGAACAGAAGAAGGCTTCGCATCCCCCACGATAGGGCCCACGTGGCCGTGCTCATCCAGCAAATGCTTATCCCGGACCTTTCGTTCATCATGCACACGGTCAATCCGGTAGATCATCAACGAGATGAGGCTTGCGTCGAGCTGACAGTGGGGTTGGGTGAAACGCTCGCCGGCGGCAAAATCCCCGGCGCTGCCTATCGAATGGGTTGCAATAAGCAGACGGGCGCCGTTCGAATGCTGGCCTTTGCGAGTTTCAGCCAGGCCCTATGGCCTGATGTTTCAGGAAGCCTCGTGCACAAAACAATAGATTACTCCAGGGTTGAGCTATCGAAAAATGAGATTTTTGGCCGGCGGTTAGGGAGTCGCCTGGGGAAAATCGGCCGATTTGTAGAGGATGCACTGGGAGGACCTCAGGATATCGAGGGGCTTGTCCTGGCAGATGAGATTTATCTGGTACAAGCCCGGCCCCAGCAGGGAGAAATGAGAGATGTTGAGCAGAAAGAATAA
- a CDS encoding DUF4912 domain-containing protein: MKLNDSCDETRVVLLPVDPYLVHVYWKIASDRLEKAKQGLGSDYSRSRAALRFYDVTNVVFAGRNARSFFDVYVDLQLNNWYVNLRSPDRSYFVELGLKAEGGIFFSFARSDIVKTPCDRPAAKGDERYMIVAESGESGLFKNDVSQGLFHDRQVEPGKTNTRTEAGEAQPPKRSDPDLTEMSENRFVSGVSSPQGKT, translated from the coding sequence ATGAAACTGAACGATTCCTGCGACGAAACCAGAGTGGTTTTACTGCCTGTTGATCCCTACCTGGTGCATGTCTACTGGAAGATCGCCTCAGACCGACTTGAGAAGGCAAAACAGGGCCTCGGCAGTGATTACAGCCGATCTCGGGCTGCCCTGAGGTTTTATGACGTCACCAACGTGGTCTTCGCCGGCAGGAATGCCCGCAGCTTTTTCGACGTCTATGTCGATCTTCAATTGAATAACTGGTATGTAAATCTGCGAAGCCCCGACAGGTCGTACTTTGTCGAGTTGGGGTTGAAGGCCGAAGGCGGCATTTTCTTTTCGTTTGCGCGATCGGACATTGTCAAGACGCCTTGTGACCGGCCGGCCGCCAAAGGCGATGAGCGTTACATGATTGTTGCAGAAAGCGGGGAAAGCGGTCTTTTCAAGAACGACGTTAGTCAAGGGCTTTTTCATGACCGTCAGGTGGAACCGGGAAAGACAAACACAAGAACGGAAGCCGGGGAGGCGCAACCTCCGAAACGGTCGGACCCCGATCTTACGGAGATGAGTGAAAACAGGTTCGTAAGTGGCGTCTCGTCACCGCAGGGGAAGACCTAA
- a CDS encoding DUF1957 domain-containing protein, whose translation MEKGYLALVLHAHLPYVRHPEYVDSLEENWLYEAITDTYIPLLFVLESLVEDEINFRLTLSITPTLASMLADPFLQTRYLDRLEGLIELGKKEIERTKAQPAFNALALMYRKRLLQVREAFIDRYDRNLVQAFKRLQALGKVEIMASAATHAYLPLLSVNPSAVRAQVRVGIEHYQQVFDRNPKGFWLPECGYYPGVDELLSDLGIRYTVLETHGITRAQSRPKYGAYAPIYCPSGVAAFGRDPESSKQVWSSIEGYPGDYDYREFYRDIAYDLDLDYVRPYIHQDGIRLDTGFKYFRITGKSDDKEVYVPEWAESKAELHAADFISKRGKQIEYLAPAMDRKPIIVAPFDAELFGHWWFEGPQWLNRLIRKIDLEQETIRLNTLSGYLEEYPANQVSTPCPSSWGYKGFNETWLNEKNDWIYPRLHQGALVLEKMATDHRQAEGLTLRALKQAARELMLAQASDWAFMIKTGAMAEYATRRTKTHLARLERIRSEIEGRMIDETWLSTIESQDNIFPEMDCR comes from the coding sequence ATGGAAAAAGGTTACTTGGCCCTTGTGCTTCACGCACATCTTCCTTACGTGAGGCATCCCGAATACGTGGATTCCCTGGAAGAAAACTGGCTCTACGAAGCTATCACGGACACCTACATACCTCTCCTTTTCGTGCTGGAGAGTCTTGTTGAAGACGAAATCAATTTTCGATTGACCCTTTCAATCACTCCCACTCTCGCCTCGATGCTGGCTGACCCGTTTTTGCAGACCCGTTATCTGGATAGACTGGAAGGGCTGATAGAGCTGGGCAAGAAAGAGATTGAACGCACGAAGGCGCAACCCGCGTTTAACGCCCTGGCCCTGATGTACCGCAAGCGTCTTTTACAGGTCAGGGAAGCATTTATTGATCGTTATGATCGTAACCTGGTTCAGGCCTTCAAGCGATTGCAAGCACTGGGAAAGGTGGAGATCATGGCCAGCGCGGCCACGCACGCATATCTGCCTCTCCTTTCTGTCAATCCATCTGCTGTCCGGGCGCAGGTTCGCGTTGGCATCGAACATTATCAGCAGGTATTCGACAGAAACCCCAAAGGCTTCTGGTTGCCGGAATGTGGTTACTATCCCGGAGTTGACGAGTTGCTCAGCGATCTGGGCATTCGTTACACCGTCTTAGAGACCCACGGTATAACCCGCGCGCAGTCCAGACCGAAGTACGGCGCCTATGCCCCCATCTATTGCCCGTCCGGCGTAGCGGCTTTTGGGCGGGACCCTGAATCGTCCAAGCAGGTTTGGAGTTCCATAGAAGGCTACCCGGGGGATTATGATTACCGGGAGTTCTATCGTGACATCGCCTACGATCTTGATCTTGATTATGTCAGGCCCTATATCCATCAAGACGGCATTCGATTGGACACGGGCTTCAAGTATTTCCGCATCACCGGCAAGAGCGATGACAAAGAGGTATACGTCCCCGAATGGGCGGAGAGCAAAGCCGAACTCCACGCGGCGGATTTCATATCCAAGAGGGGAAAACAGATCGAATATCTGGCGCCGGCCATGGATCGCAAACCGATCATCGTAGCGCCTTTCGATGCCGAACTCTTCGGCCATTGGTGGTTTGAAGGGCCGCAATGGCTCAATCGATTGATTCGCAAGATCGATCTGGAGCAAGAAACGATCCGGCTGAACACGCTTTCCGGATACCTTGAGGAGTACCCGGCCAATCAGGTTTCAACACCTTGTCCTTCCAGTTGGGGTTACAAGGGCTTCAACGAGACCTGGCTCAACGAGAAAAACGATTGGATATATCCCCGCCTGCATCAGGGCGCGCTTGTTCTCGAAAAGATGGCAACTGATCATCGTCAGGCCGAGGGCCTGACGCTCAGAGCGCTTAAGCAGGCCGCAAGGGAACTGATGCTGGCACAGGCAAGCGACTGGGCCTTCATGATCAAGACGGGCGCCATGGCAGAGTATGCAACTCGACGGACGAAGACGCACCTTGCGCGTCTGGAGAGAATAAGAAGTGAAATCGAAGGGCGGATGATAGACGAAACCTGGCTATCTACGATTGAAAGCCAAGACAACATCTTCCCCGAAATGGACTGCCGTTGA